Proteins encoded by one window of Enterococcus faecalis:
- the rho gene encoding transcription termination factor Rho, with protein sequence MSDYLTMAELENSTLKDIYAYAKEFKIPYYSQMNKKELSLAVIRAQAEKQGFFFMEGILDIVSQDGYGFLRPINYGPSAEDIYISSSQIRRFGLRNGDKVAGKARPPKESERYYGLMHVESVNGKDPEEAKERPHFPALTPLYPEKQLTLETTAGRLSTRMIDVFAPIGFGQRGLIVAPPKAGKTSVLKEIANGITENHPDVELILLLIDERPEEVTDLERSVKGDVVSSTFDQQPQNHTRVAELVLDRAMRLVEDKRDVVILMDSITRLARAYNLVVPPSGRTLSGGIDPAAFFKPKRFFGAARNIEEGGSLTILATALVDTGSRMDDVIYEEFKGTGNMELHLSRELAERRIFPAIDIKKSSTRKEELLMTPEQLEETWKLRNNMSGDSLEYTDQFIKMLKRTQNNQQLFEVFHDVSFGKQIKRNPKR encoded by the coding sequence ATGAGCGACTATTTAACAATGGCTGAATTGGAAAACAGTACGTTAAAAGATATTTATGCGTACGCGAAAGAGTTTAAAATTCCTTATTATAGCCAAATGAACAAAAAAGAATTGTCTTTAGCTGTGATTCGTGCACAAGCTGAGAAGCAAGGGTTTTTCTTCATGGAAGGAATTTTAGATATTGTTTCTCAGGATGGTTATGGCTTTTTGCGGCCAATTAATTATGGACCAAGTGCAGAAGACATTTATATTTCTTCTTCTCAAATTCGTCGTTTCGGATTGAGAAATGGGGACAAAGTAGCTGGCAAGGCGCGTCCGCCAAAGGAATCAGAACGTTACTATGGACTCATGCATGTTGAAAGTGTCAATGGGAAAGATCCTGAAGAAGCGAAAGAGCGGCCACATTTTCCAGCGCTAACACCGTTGTATCCTGAAAAACAATTAACGTTAGAAACAACGGCTGGCAGATTATCAACACGAATGATTGATGTATTTGCCCCAATTGGTTTTGGGCAACGTGGTTTAATTGTAGCGCCGCCAAAAGCGGGGAAAACAAGTGTTTTAAAGGAAATTGCTAATGGGATTACAGAAAATCATCCTGATGTGGAATTGATTCTGTTGTTAATTGACGAGCGTCCTGAAGAAGTGACTGATTTAGAGCGAAGCGTTAAAGGCGATGTAGTTTCTTCAACTTTTGATCAACAACCACAAAATCATACGCGAGTTGCTGAATTGGTTCTGGATCGAGCAATGCGCTTAGTTGAAGACAAACGGGACGTAGTTATTTTAATGGACAGCATCACTCGTTTAGCAAGGGCCTATAATTTAGTGGTCCCGCCTAGTGGTCGAACCTTAAGTGGCGGAATAGATCCAGCTGCGTTTTTCAAACCTAAACGATTTTTTGGTGCTGCCAGAAATATCGAAGAAGGGGGCAGTCTGACTATTTTAGCCACGGCATTGGTGGATACAGGTAGCCGAATGGATGATGTCATCTATGAAGAATTCAAAGGCACAGGCAACATGGAGCTCCATTTATCTCGTGAATTAGCAGAGCGCCGTATTTTCCCAGCAATTGATATTAAAAAATCAAGTACGCGAAAAGAAGAGTTGTTAATGACACCAGAACAACTAGAAGAAACGTGGAAATTGAGAAATAATATGTCAGGAGACTCGCTGGAATATACGGATCAATTCATAAAAATGTTGAAACGGACCCAAAATAATCAACAATTATTTGAAGTTTTCCATGATGTTTCGTTTGGCAAACAAATTAAAAGAAATCCAAAAAGATAA
- the scrK gene encoding fructokinase ScrK: protein MTEKLLGSIEAGGTKFVCGVGTDDLTIVERVSFPTTTPEETMKKVIEFFQQYPLKAIGIGSFGPIDIHVDSPTYGYITSTPKLAWRNFDLLGTMKQHFDVPMAWTTDVNAAAYGEYVAGNGQHTSSCVYYTIGTGVGAGAIQNGEFIEGFSHPEMGHALVRRHPEDTYAGNCPYHGDCLEGIAAGPAVEGRSGKKGHLLEEDHKTWELEAYYLAQAAYNTTLLLAPEVIILGGGVMKQRHLMPKVREKFAELVNGYVETPPLEKYLVTPLLEDNPGTIGCFALAKKALIAQK, encoded by the coding sequence ATGACAGAAAAACTTTTAGGAAGTATCGAAGCCGGTGGCACAAAATTTGTATGTGGCGTTGGGACAGATGATTTGACCATCGTAGAACGTGTCAGTTTTCCCACAACAACCCCAGAAGAAACAATGAAAAAAGTAATAGAATTTTTCCAACAATATCCTTTAAAAGCGATTGGGATTGGTTCGTTTGGTCCGATTGATATTCACGTTGATTCTCCTACGTATGGTTATATCACTTCTACACCAAAATTAGCTTGGCGTAACTTTGACTTGTTAGGGACTATGAAACAACATTTTGATGTGCCAATGGCTTGGACAACGGATGTGAATGCTGCGGCATATGGTGAGTATGTTGCTGGAAATGGGCAACATACATCTAGTTGTGTATATTATACAATTGGAACTGGTGTTGGCGCTGGAGCGATTCAAAACGGTGAGTTTATTGAAGGCTTTAGCCACCCAGAAATGGGGCATGCGTTAGTCCGTCGTCATCCTGAAGATACGTATGCAGGAAATTGTCCTTATCATGGAGATTGTTTAGAAGGGATTGCAGCAGGACCAGCAGTTGAAGGTCGTTCTGGTAAAAAAGGACATTTATTGGAAGAGGATCATAAAACTTGGGAACTAGAAGCTTATTATTTAGCGCAAGCGGCGTACAATACTACTTTATTATTAGCGCCAGAAGTGATCATTTTAGGCGGCGGCGTCATGAAACAACGTCATTTGATGCCGAAAGTTCGTGAAAAATTTGCTGAATTAGTCAATGGATATGTGGAAACACCGCCTTTAGAAAAATACTTGGTGACGCCTCTTTTAGAAGATAATCCAGGAACAATTGGTTGCTTTGCCTTGGCAAAAAAAGCTTTAATAGCTCAAAAATAA
- a CDS encoding S-ribosylhomocysteine lyase — MARVESFELDHNTVKAPYVRLAGTEQNGDALVEKYDLRFLQPNKDALPTGALHTLEHLLAVNMRDELKGIIDISPMGCRTGFYMIMWDQHSPQEIRDALVNVLNKVINTEVVPAVSAKECGNYKDHSLFAAKEYAKIVLDQGISLDPFERIL, encoded by the coding sequence ATGGCACGCGTAGAAAGTTTTGAATTAGATCACAACACAGTAAAAGCACCATATGTTCGCCTTGCTGGCACAGAACAAAATGGTGATGCGTTAGTCGAAAAATATGACTTACGTTTCTTACAACCAAACAAAGATGCCCTACCAACAGGCGCATTACACACGTTGGAACATTTATTAGCAGTTAACATGCGTGATGAATTAAAAGGAATCATTGACATTTCGCCAATGGGTTGCCGCACTGGTTTTTATATGATTATGTGGGATCAACATTCACCACAAGAAATCCGTGATGCATTAGTCAACGTTTTAAACAAAGTAATCAATACAGAAGTTGTTCCAGCAGTCTCTGCAAAAGAGTGCGGAAACTACAAAGATCATTCTTTATTTGCAGCGAAAGAATACGCAAAAATCGTCTTAGACCAAGGAATTAGTTTAGATCCATTTGAACGTATTCTGTAA
- the dapA gene encoding 4-hydroxy-tetrahydrodipicolinate synthase produces the protein MDLTNATIITAMVTPFQESGEIDFDKLPQLVDYLLANHTEGVILAGTTGESPTLTHEEELQLFQRIIELIDGRIPIICGVGTNDTRDSVAFVKELATIAGIDAVLAVVPYYNKPNQEGMYQHFKTIAEASELPIILYNVPGRTAACLEVETTLRLAQLEKIVAIKECAGLDAITELIERAPKDFLVYTGEDGLAFATKALGGQGVISVASHVFGSSMYEMYQALEQGNLPEAAKIQRQLLPKMNALFSVPSPAPVKAALNHLGIPVGNLRLPLVACTPEEEQRIIRTLEI, from the coding sequence ATGGATTTAACGAATGCAACAATTATTACGGCAATGGTTACGCCGTTTCAAGAATCGGGAGAAATAGATTTTGATAAACTACCGCAATTGGTAGACTATTTATTGGCCAATCATACAGAAGGCGTTATTTTAGCAGGAACAACTGGTGAATCACCCACGTTAACTCATGAAGAAGAATTACAATTATTCCAGCGAATTATTGAACTGATCGATGGACGTATTCCGATTATTTGTGGTGTAGGTACGAATGATACACGTGACTCAGTCGCTTTTGTGAAAGAGTTAGCGACAATCGCTGGTATTGATGCTGTTTTGGCGGTTGTTCCTTATTATAATAAACCAAATCAAGAAGGTATGTATCAACATTTTAAAACCATCGCAGAAGCAAGTGAACTGCCAATTATTTTGTACAATGTTCCTGGTAGAACGGCTGCATGCCTAGAAGTGGAAACTACTTTGCGCTTAGCACAATTGGAAAAAATTGTGGCGATTAAAGAATGTGCAGGGTTAGATGCAATTACTGAGTTGATTGAAAGAGCGCCAAAAGACTTTCTAGTGTATACTGGAGAAGACGGGTTGGCTTTTGCCACCAAGGCACTTGGCGGACAAGGGGTTATTTCGGTAGCCAGTCATGTCTTCGGTTCGTCAATGTATGAGATGTATCAAGCGCTGGAGCAGGGGAACTTGCCGGAAGCGGCTAAAATTCAACGACAGTTATTACCAAAAATGAATGCATTGTTTTCAGTGCCTTCGCCGGCACCCGTGAAAGCTGCCTTAAATCATTTAGGTATTCCTGTTGGAAATTTACGGTTACCTCTAGTTGCTTGTACACCAGAAGAAGAGCAAAGAATTATTCGCACGTTAGAGATTTAA
- a CDS encoding aspartate-semialdehyde dehydrogenase, whose amino-acid sequence MGKEYHVAVVGATGAVGTRMIELLAETSLPIASVRLLASKRSAGQEIQFKGQPLIVEELVPESFEGIDLALFSAGGSISEKFAPEAVKRGAVVVDNTSHFRMAKDVPLVVPEVNPEALKNHQGIIANPNCSTIQMMVALEPIRQAFGLERIIVSTYQAVSGAGIRAINELKEQAEDFLEGKPVSEWSAEILPAGSDEKHYPIAFNALPQIDVFSEAGYTYEEWKMMNETKKIMGDNKLKVVATCVRIPVISGHSESVYIEVKQADASVSAIQELMAQAPGVILQDEPSEQLYPQALNSVNQKETFVGRIRQDVDVKNGFHLWIVSDNLLKGAAWNSVQIAETLHEMNLLRVPEND is encoded by the coding sequence ATGGGAAAAGAATATCATGTTGCCGTGGTAGGAGCAACAGGTGCTGTCGGGACAAGAATGATTGAATTGTTAGCAGAGACAAGTTTGCCAATTGCCAGTGTGAGGTTATTGGCGTCTAAGCGTTCTGCTGGACAAGAGATTCAGTTTAAAGGACAACCTCTTATCGTGGAAGAATTAGTCCCGGAATCATTTGAAGGAATCGATTTAGCATTATTTAGTGCTGGTGGGAGTATTTCCGAAAAGTTTGCACCAGAAGCAGTTAAGCGCGGAGCTGTCGTTGTTGACAACACTAGCCATTTTAGAATGGCAAAAGATGTTCCTTTAGTTGTTCCAGAAGTGAACCCGGAAGCCTTGAAAAATCATCAGGGAATCATCGCAAATCCCAATTGTTCTACGATTCAAATGATGGTGGCCTTAGAACCAATTCGGCAAGCGTTTGGCTTAGAACGAATCATCGTTTCAACGTATCAAGCTGTGAGTGGCGCAGGTATCCGTGCAATTAATGAGCTAAAAGAACAAGCCGAAGATTTTTTAGAGGGAAAACCTGTCAGTGAATGGTCAGCTGAAATTTTACCAGCTGGCAGTGACGAAAAACATTATCCAATTGCTTTTAATGCGTTGCCTCAAATTGATGTTTTTTCAGAAGCAGGGTATACCTACGAAGAATGGAAAATGATGAATGAAACAAAAAAAATCATGGGAGACAACAAGCTAAAAGTCGTTGCCACCTGTGTCCGTATTCCGGTAATTTCAGGACATTCTGAATCTGTTTATATAGAAGTGAAACAAGCAGATGCATCGGTCTCAGCCATCCAAGAATTAATGGCGCAAGCTCCAGGTGTAATTTTGCAAGATGAGCCAAGTGAACAACTATATCCACAAGCGCTAAATAGCGTCAACCAGAAAGAAACATTTGTCGGCCGTATTCGTCAAGACGTTGACGTGAAGAACGGTTTCCATTTATGGATTGTGTCAGACAACCTATTAAAAGGAGCTGCTTGGAACTCGGTCCAAATTGCTGAAACGCTACACGAAATGAATTTGCTTCGTGTACCTGAAAACGACTAG
- a CDS encoding YtxH domain-containing protein, protein MADLKGRFDDAKDKVEGTAKEAQGKVTDDKGKELEGKAQSTFADVKDKARDAGDDLKEGAEKLTDKVKEGFEDLKDKFSKDK, encoded by the coding sequence ATGGCAGATTTAAAAGGACGTTTTGACGATGCAAAAGATAAAGTAGAAGGTACTGCAAAAGAAGCGCAAGGCAAAGTTACGGATGATAAAGGCAAAGAACTTGAAGGAAAAGCTCAATCAACCTTTGCTGACGTAAAAGACAAAGCACGTGATGCCGGCGATGACCTTAAAGAAGGCGCTGAAAAATTAACTGATAAAGTTAAAGAAGGCTTTGAAGACTTAAAAGACAAATTTAGTAAAGATAAATAA
- a CDS encoding WecB/TagA/CpsF family glycosyltransferase yields the protein MKSKVRTEYIGGLPVDVLTHQEIMDDLESYLKAKEKMIVTSVNPQISLLAFEHPEVKLYLKRATHRIADGIGVVKASKLMGGSIRERVTGIDVMDNFLEYANQHKERIFLYGAKQEVVEAAAKNIQRQYPGIVISGILHGYTKKKQQEIVEQINKAEPRFVFVALGSPKQEIFLEQTIDHLTANVFLDVGGTFDVLAGSVKRAPEFYINHNLEWLYRCLTMKRYDRLMQIPKYIYLTIKYRNNKSRGQ from the coding sequence GTGAAAAGTAAGGTACGCACTGAATATATTGGGGGATTACCAGTTGACGTATTAACACATCAAGAAATTATGGATGACTTAGAAAGTTATCTCAAAGCTAAAGAGAAAATGATTGTAACTAGCGTTAATCCGCAGATTTCATTGTTAGCATTTGAACATCCAGAAGTTAAGTTATATTTGAAAAGAGCAACTCATCGGATTGCAGATGGGATAGGTGTGGTCAAGGCATCGAAGCTAATGGGTGGGTCTATTCGTGAAAGAGTTACAGGAATTGATGTCATGGATAATTTTTTAGAGTATGCAAATCAACATAAGGAACGAATCTTCTTGTATGGTGCAAAGCAAGAAGTAGTTGAAGCAGCAGCTAAAAATATTCAACGACAATATCCAGGGATTGTTATTAGCGGTATTTTACATGGCTATACAAAGAAAAAACAGCAAGAAATTGTGGAACAAATTAACAAAGCTGAACCAAGGTTTGTCTTTGTAGCATTAGGTTCACCGAAACAAGAGATTTTTTTGGAACAAACAATTGATCACCTGACAGCTAATGTATTTTTAGACGTAGGCGGTACTTTTGACGTATTAGCTGGATCAGTAAAAAGAGCGCCAGAATTTTATATAAATCACAATTTGGAATGGTTATATCGTTGTTTGACAATGAAGAGATACGATCGGTTAATGCAAATTCCTAAATATATTTATTTGACTATTAAGTATCGGAACAACAAGTCTAGGGGGCAGTAA
- a CDS encoding type B 50S ribosomal protein L31 — translation MKQDIHPNYQPVVFMDSTTGFKFLSGSTKGSSETVEWEDGNTYPLLRVEVTSDSHPFYTGRQKFTQADGRVDRFNKKYGLKDENANPDA, via the coding sequence ATGAAACAAGATATCCATCCAAATTACCAACCAGTAGTATTCATGGATTCAACAACAGGTTTCAAATTCCTTTCAGGTTCAACTAAAGGATCTTCAGAAACTGTTGAATGGGAAGATGGCAACACTTATCCATTATTACGTGTTGAGGTTACTTCAGACTCACACCCATTCTACACTGGTCGTCAAAAATTCACACAAGCCGACGGACGTGTGGACCGTTTCAACAAAAAATACGGTCTCAAAGACGAAAACGCAAATCCAGACGCATAG
- the tagB gene encoding teichoic acid biosynthesis protein TagB, which produces MLKQLYLTVLRWRPYKHKKVKIVYIMSFPRNDGHLIEQLEQQYHGMIIVLYTKNCQSYAASLNQKGIKTILFDKKTLLITTAISYLKSAPLIFVDNYFPELAILKKKQVVIQLWHANGALKQFGWGAYHTKHRSSKDQIRFQKVYDKMNYFIVNSLKMEAIFRNNYRLENAQFCHFGSPRLAYLEKLEVGETNQNNKVLYAPTYREGMNEMMLVINQAIKAFSAMPNFHFYMKLHPSIQLDAIELPRNVSIWEKHIFESFSEIGYLITDYSSVVFEYMHVKEQPNILFFCPDLEKYALNPGIEPDFFEYLPGPLVENEKQLIVALSNFSINSYKDNITRINEEWNQYQSKETINKIVELVERILGGFCEK; this is translated from the coding sequence GTGCTAAAACAATTGTACTTAACAGTATTAAGATGGAGACCGTACAAGCATAAAAAAGTAAAAATTGTGTACATAATGAGTTTCCCAAGAAATGATGGACATTTAATTGAACAATTAGAACAACAATATCACGGAATGATAATAGTACTTTATACAAAAAATTGTCAATCATACGCAGCATCCTTAAATCAAAAAGGCATAAAGACGATACTTTTTGATAAGAAAACTTTGTTGATTACAACGGCGATTTCATACTTGAAGTCAGCGCCGTTAATTTTTGTAGATAATTATTTTCCAGAATTGGCAATTTTAAAAAAAAAGCAAGTAGTTATCCAATTATGGCATGCTAATGGGGCTTTAAAACAGTTTGGCTGGGGTGCTTATCACACGAAACATAGAAGTAGCAAGGATCAAATCAGGTTTCAAAAAGTTTACGATAAAATGAATTATTTTATCGTTAATTCACTAAAAATGGAAGCAATTTTTAGAAACAATTATCGTCTCGAGAATGCTCAATTTTGTCATTTTGGTTCGCCGCGTCTTGCTTATCTTGAAAAATTAGAGGTAGGAGAAACAAATCAGAATAATAAAGTTTTATATGCACCAACTTATCGAGAGGGAATGAATGAAATGATGCTTGTGATAAATCAAGCAATAAAGGCTTTTTCTGCTATGCCAAATTTTCATTTTTATATGAAATTACATCCATCAATCCAGTTAGATGCCATTGAACTACCGAGAAATGTTTCTATTTGGGAAAAGCATATTTTTGAAAGCTTTAGTGAAATAGGCTACTTGATTACTGATTATTCGAGTGTGGTCTTTGAATACATGCATGTTAAAGAGCAACCGAATATTTTATTTTTTTGTCCAGATTTAGAAAAATATGCATTAAATCCTGGAATTGAGCCTGATTTTTTTGAATATTTACCAGGACCGTTAGTTGAAAATGAAAAACAGTTGATTGTGGCATTGTCAAATTTTTCAATAAATAGTTATAAAGATAATATTACTAGAATTAACGAAGAATGGAATCAATATCAGTCAAAAGAGACCATTAATAAAATAGTAGAGTTGGTAGAGAGAATCTTGGGGGGATTTTGTGAAAAGTAA
- the nfsA gene encoding oxygen-insensitive NADPH nitroreductase: protein MNQTIEQLLSHRSVRHFKKQALTDKQKQQLITAAQAGSSSNFLQAYTIIEIKDPELRRELGRLANCEDYVVNTGLFYVFVADLYRHATILSKEGQSLEPLKTPESLLVAAVDTTIAAQNMAIAAESMDLGICYIGGIRNDLDTVAKRLSLPELTVPLFGLTIGVPETLNGVKPRMPFENILSENHYQSDKLTDMHTYDELLKDYYASRSSNAQTADWSQKSLSYFSYNRRPEVKTFLQKQGFDI, encoded by the coding sequence ATGAATCAAACAATCGAACAATTACTAAGTCACCGTTCCGTTCGTCATTTTAAAAAGCAAGCGTTAACGGACAAGCAGAAACAACAGTTAATTACTGCAGCTCAAGCAGGATCAAGCTCCAATTTTTTACAAGCTTATACAATTATAGAAATCAAAGATCCTGAGCTACGAAGAGAATTGGGACGTTTAGCGAATTGTGAAGACTATGTCGTTAACACTGGTTTGTTCTATGTTTTTGTTGCTGATTTGTATCGTCATGCAACGATTTTGTCAAAAGAGGGGCAATCATTGGAACCCTTAAAGACACCAGAATCATTATTAGTAGCTGCCGTTGATACAACGATTGCTGCCCAAAACATGGCCATTGCGGCTGAATCTATGGATTTAGGGATTTGTTATATTGGCGGCATTCGAAATGACTTAGACACAGTAGCCAAACGCTTATCTTTGCCTGAATTAACTGTACCACTTTTCGGATTAACAATCGGTGTACCAGAAACGTTAAATGGTGTAAAACCACGGATGCCTTTTGAAAATATTTTAAGCGAAAATCACTACCAATCAGACAAATTGACAGATATGCACACATATGATGAATTATTAAAAGATTATTATGCCAGCCGCTCAAGTAACGCCCAAACAGCGGATTGGTCACAGAAGTCTTTGTCCTATTTTTCTTATAATCGTCGGCCAGAAGTAAAAACATTTTTACAGAAGCAAGGATTTGATATCTAA
- a CDS encoding ribonuclease J, producing the protein MSTIKIVPLGGVRENGKNMYVAEVEDEIFVLDCGLQYPENELLGIDVVIPDFTYLEENSERIAGVFLTHGHADAIGALPYLLSKIQVPVFGTELTIELAKLSVNSHAETKKFKDFHVIDPHTEIDFGQATVSFFKTTHTIPDSIGVSIKTKEGNIVYTGDFKFDQSAIEMYQTDYGRLAEIGKEGVLALLSDSSNAENPAQVASEAQIADEVFDTIRYWEGRIIVACVASNLQRVQQVLNAADRSGRKVVLTGQDFERIIRTAMKLEKLQLPSEDLLVKPKEMKKYAPEQLLILETGRMGEPIKSLQKMANNTHGVVRIEEGDLVYITTTPTTAMETTVAKTEDIVYRAGATVKQISDNLRVSGHANPNDLQLMLNLMKPKYFIPVQGEYRQLAAHADLAHEIGMPYKDIFITGRGDILEYTKGRMSVAGSTTAENIMIDGIGVGDIGNIVLRDRRILSEDGIFVAVVTINRREKRIVSPAKITSRGFVYVKTSKDLMKESSNIVTEIVEKHLESDDFEWSKLKQEIRENLSRYLFEQTKRRPVILPVIMEATQRKRPKNNA; encoded by the coding sequence GTGAGTACAATAAAAATCGTTCCATTAGGCGGCGTTCGTGAAAATGGAAAAAATATGTACGTTGCTGAAGTGGAAGATGAAATTTTTGTACTGGATTGTGGATTACAATATCCAGAGAACGAACTTTTAGGAATTGACGTTGTCATTCCGGATTTTACGTATTTAGAAGAAAATAGTGAACGAATTGCAGGGGTCTTTTTAACACATGGCCATGCAGATGCAATTGGGGCCTTACCGTATTTGCTTTCAAAAATTCAAGTGCCTGTTTTTGGGACAGAATTAACGATTGAACTAGCAAAACTAAGTGTCAACAGTCATGCGGAAACGAAGAAATTTAAAGATTTCCATGTGATTGACCCGCATACAGAAATTGATTTTGGTCAAGCAACGGTGAGCTTCTTTAAAACAACGCACACCATTCCAGATTCGATTGGTGTTAGCATCAAAACAAAAGAAGGTAACATTGTTTATACTGGTGATTTTAAATTTGATCAAAGTGCGATTGAGATGTATCAAACCGATTATGGCCGCTTGGCTGAAATTGGGAAAGAAGGCGTCTTGGCGCTACTTAGTGATTCATCAAATGCTGAAAACCCAGCCCAAGTTGCATCGGAAGCCCAAATCGCTGATGAAGTGTTCGACACGATTCGCTATTGGGAAGGACGAATCATCGTGGCATGTGTGGCAAGTAATTTGCAACGGGTTCAACAAGTATTGAATGCAGCGGATCGTTCTGGTCGTAAAGTCGTTTTGACAGGCCAAGATTTTGAACGGATTATTCGGACGGCGATGAAATTAGAAAAATTACAATTGCCAAGTGAAGATCTATTAGTGAAACCAAAAGAAATGAAAAAATATGCACCCGAACAGTTATTAATTTTAGAAACAGGCCGGATGGGAGAACCTATTAAGTCACTTCAAAAAATGGCTAATAATACACATGGTGTCGTTCGAATTGAAGAAGGCGATTTAGTTTATATTACGACAACGCCGACAACGGCCATGGAAACAACGGTTGCCAAAACAGAGGATATTGTCTATCGGGCCGGTGCTACGGTGAAGCAAATTTCCGACAATTTACGTGTGTCTGGTCACGCTAATCCGAATGACTTGCAATTGATGTTGAACTTAATGAAACCAAAATATTTCATTCCTGTCCAAGGTGAATACCGTCAGTTAGCTGCGCATGCGGACTTAGCACACGAAATTGGCATGCCTTATAAAGATATCTTTATTACAGGTCGTGGGGACATTTTAGAGTATACAAAAGGTAGAATGTCGGTAGCTGGCAGCACAACGGCCGAAAATATTATGATTGACGGGATTGGTGTCGGCGATATTGGTAATATCGTTTTACGAGATCGTCGTATTCTTTCCGAAGATGGTATTTTTGTGGCTGTTGTGACAATTAATCGCCGAGAAAAACGAATTGTTTCACCAGCTAAAATTACTTCTAGAGGTTTTGTTTACGTTAAAACAAGTAAAGACCTAATGAAAGAAAGTAGCAATATTGTCACAGAAATTGTTGAAAAGCATTTAGAAAGTGACGATTTCGAATGGAGCAAACTGAAACAAGAAATCCGCGAAAACTTAAGCCGTTATTTATTTGAACAAACCAAACGTCGTCCTGTGATCTTACCAGTTATCATGGAAGCGACGCAACGCAAGCGTCCCAAAAATAACGCATAG
- the tagD gene encoding glycerol-3-phosphate cytidylyltransferase yields MEVFMKKILTYGTFDLLHYGHINLLKKAKQQGDYLIVGLSTDAFNLEKKKQSYFSYEKRKQLLEAIRYVDLVIPETSWKQKVSDIAEFKIDTLVMGDDWQGAFDFLEVETTAKVLYLPRTPEVSTTQIKKELYYSE; encoded by the coding sequence ATGGAGGTTTTTATGAAAAAAATACTTACTTACGGCACATTTGACCTCCTGCACTATGGTCATATTAATTTGTTGAAAAAAGCGAAACAACAAGGGGACTACCTGATTGTTGGACTATCAACAGATGCTTTTAATTTAGAAAAAAAGAAACAAAGTTATTTTTCATATGAAAAACGTAAACAATTATTAGAGGCAATTCGTTATGTTGATTTAGTTATTCCTGAAACTAGTTGGAAACAAAAAGTTTCCGATATTGCTGAATTTAAAATTGATACTTTAGTCATGGGCGATGATTGGCAAGGGGCTTTTGATTTTCTAGAAGTTGAAACAACCGCAAAGGTTCTTTATTTGCCACGAACGCCAGAAGTATCAACCACACAGATAAAAAAAGAATTATATTATAGTGAATAA